From one Brachypodium distachyon strain Bd21 chromosome 4, Brachypodium_distachyon_v3.0, whole genome shotgun sequence genomic stretch:
- the LOC100846944 gene encoding uncharacterized protein LOC100846944, giving the protein MAGGQQLHGLLCLPPPRPVLPISARPPPCRARPPLASLRILEPSPPVPKKRPSSATAAKSKAAAVLEDENGAREEAQEEEEEEEGYVATVGSGDIAGVPARHLAAARAGLGDPVFYLLTFVAITTSLAFTGMVAVAIPTMLAMRRAANSFTQLADAALEELPSTMAAVRLSGMEISDLTLELSDLSQEIADGVNKSANIVQAVEDGIGQMRNIARQQTTSMIQERANLRTIPTAGPAKKSNESLNRRQAN; this is encoded by the exons ATGGCAGGAGGCCAGCAGCTCCACGGCCTCCTCTGCCTGCCGCCTCCCCGCCCCGTCCTCCCCATCTCGGCCCGACCACCTCCCTGCCGCGCGCGCCCTCCTCTCGCTTCCCTGCGCATTCTCGAACCATCTCCTCCTGTCCCAAAGAAGCGCCCCTCCAGCGCTACCGCAGCTAAaagcaaggcggcggcggtgttggAGGACGAGAATGGAGCAAGGGAGGaggcgcaggaggaggaagaggaggaggagggataTGTGGCGACCGTTGGATCCGGGGACATCGCCGGTGTCCCGGCCCGTCACCTTGCTGCGGCTCGCGCTGGCCTGGGGGACCCGGTGTTCTACCTCCTGACCTTCGTCGCCATCACG ACATCCCTGGCCTTCACCGGCATGGTAGCGGTGGCGATTCCTACGATGCTC GCTATGAGGAGAGCTGCGAATTCATTTACTCAGCTGGCTGATGCAGCTCTTGAGGAGTTACCAAGTACAATGGCAGCTGTAAGACTCTCTGGCATGGAAATCAGTGATCTCACCCTTGAACTTAGTGACTTGAG CCAAGAGATAGCAGATGGTGTGAACAAGTCAGCCAATATTGTTCAAGCTGTGGAAGATGGCATAGGACAAATGAGAAATATAGCTCGGCAGCAGACTACAT CAATGATACAAGAGCGAGCAAATTTGCGAACTATTCCCACTGCAGGGCCAGCTAAAAAGTCAAACGAATCTTTAAACCGGCGACAAGCGAATTAA